The DNA segment GCacggtgtggagagtgtgcacggtgtggagagtgtgcacggtgtggagagtgtgtacggtgtggagagtgtgcacaTTGTGGAGAGTGTGCACGGTTTGGAGAGCGTGCACGGTGTTGAGAGCGTGCACGGTGTTGAGAGTGTGCacggtgtggagagtgtgcacggtgtggatagtgtgcacggtgtggagagtgtgcacggtgttgagagtgtgcacggtgttgagagtgtgcacggtgttgagagtgtgcacggtgtggagagtgtgcacggtgttgagagtgtgcacggtgttgagagtgtgcacggtgttgagagtgtgcacggtgttgagagtgtgcacggtgtggagagtgtgcacggtgtggagagtgtgcacgGTATTGAGAGTGTGCACGGTATTGAGAGTGTGCacggtgtggagagtgtgcacggtgttgagagtgtgcacggtgttgagagtgtgcacggtgttgagagtgtgcacggtgttgagagtgtgcacggtgttgagagtgtgcacggtgttgagagtgtgcacggtgttgagagtgtgcacggtgttgagagtgtgcacggtgttgagagtgtgcacggtgttgagagtgtgcacggtgttgagagtgtgcacggtgttgagagtgtgcacggtgttgagagtgtgcacggtgttgagagtgtgcacggtgtggagagtgtgcacggtgtggagagtgtgcacgGTGTGGAGAGTATGCAAGGTGTGGAGAGTGCGCACACTGTGTGGAGAGTGCGCACCCTGTGTGGAGAGTGCGCACCCTGTGTGGAGAGTGCGCACCCTGTGTGGAGAGTGCGCACCCGGTGTGGAGAGTGCGCACCCTGTGTGGAGAGTGCGCACCCTGTGTGGAGAGTGCGCACCCTGTGTGGAAAGTGTGCACCCTGTGTGGAGAGTGTGCACCCTGTGTGGAGAGTGTGCACCCTGTGTGGAGAGTGTGCACCCTGTGTGGAGAGTGTGCACCCTGTGTGGAGAGTGTGCACCCTGCGTGGAGAGTGTGCACCCTGCGTGGAGAGTGTGCACCCTGCGTGGAGAGTGTGCACCCTGCGTGGAGAGTGTGCACCCTGTGTGGAGAGTGTGCACCCTGTGTGGAGAGTGTGCACGCTGTGCGGAGAGTGTGCAACCTGTGTGGAGAGTGAGCACGGTGTGGAGAGTGAGCACGGTGTGGAGAGTGAGCTCGGTGTGGAGAGTGAGCACGGTGTGCAGAGTGTGCACCCTGAGGAGTGTGTGCACCCTGTAGAGAGTGTGCCCCCTGTAGAGAGTGTGCACCCTGTGTAGAGTGTGCATGGTGTGGAGTGTGTGCACCCTGTGGAGAGTATACACCCTGTGTAGAGTGTACACGGTGTGGAGAGTGTACacggtgtggagagtgtgcaccCTGTGGAGAGTGTGCACGGTGTGGAGCATGTGCACCTTGTGGAGAGTGTGCACCCTGTGAAGCATGTGCACCCTGTGGCGAGTGTGCACCCTGTGGAGTGTGTGCACCGTGTGgagagtgtgcaccatgtggagtGAGTGCACCTTGTGGCGGTGTGGAGAGTGTACACCCTGTGGAGAATGTGCACCCTGTGGAGAACGTGCACCTTGTGTAGAATGTGTACCTTGTGTAGAATGTGCACCCTGTGGAGATTGTGCACCCTGTGGAGAGAGTGCACCCTGTGGATAGTGTGCACCCTGTGGAGAATGTGCACCCTGTGGAGTGTGTGCACCCTGTGGAGTGTGTGCACCCTGTGGAGTGGGTGCACCCTGTGGAGTGTGTGCACCCTGTGGAGAATGTGCACCCTGTGGAGAATGTGCACCCTATGGAGTGTGTGCACCCTGTGGAGTGTGTGCACCCTGTGGAGTGTGTGCACCCTGTGGAGTGTGTGCACCCTATGGAGTGTGTGCACCCTGTGGAGAGTGTGCATCCTGTGGAGAGTGTGCACCCTGTGGAGAGTGTGCacggtgtggagagtgtgcacggtgtggagagt comes from the Procambarus clarkii isolate CNS0578487 chromosome 25, FALCON_Pclarkii_2.0, whole genome shotgun sequence genome and includes:
- the LOC138368442 gene encoding uro-adherence factor A-like gives rise to the protein MARNSHRRRALLRQGTIIIDIPFCDKHEAYLLLGVCEFVHGVESVHGVESVYGVESVHGVESVHGVESVHGVESVYGVESVHESVHIVESVHGLESVHEVESVHGVESVHGVESVHGVENVHGVESVHGVESVHGVESVHGVEVCTVLRVCTVLRVCTVLRSVHGVESVYGVESVYGVESVHGVESEHGVESVHGVESVHGVESVHGVESVYGVESVHIVESVHGLESVHGVESVHGVESVHGVESVHGVDSVHGVESSVHGVESVHGVESVHGVESVHGIESVHGIESVHGVESVHGVESVHGVESVHGVESSVHGVESVHGVESVHGVESVHGVESMQGVESAHTVWRVRTLCGECAPCVESAHPVWRVRTRCGECAPCVESAHPVWRVRTLCGKCAPCVESVHPVWRVCTLCGECAPCVESVHPVWRVCTLRGECAPCVESVHPAWRVCTLRGECAPCVESVHPVWRVCTLCGECATCVESEHGVESEHGVESELGVESEHGVQSVHPEECVHPVESVPPVESVHPV